In the genome of Croceimicrobium hydrocarbonivorans, one region contains:
- a CDS encoding IS3 family transposase, with amino-acid sequence MKADYAVSTARACKIISLERSGYYYISKRDDKEVEEKLRWYAEHYPARGCPFYTKRIRKEGYAWNKKRIRRVYIKLGMNKRKRKWKRRIPNPDKEVLLQPLAPNLCWSADFMQDRLENGVKMRVLNIIDDYNREALACKVSSSFPSEHVVEQFEQLIEWHGKPFTIRTDNGTEFMAEAFQKFCKRHQIKHLRIQKGKPMQNGFCERFNRTLREDVLNAYLFETKTQMQELINHWMEDYNQNHPHSSLGDMSPREFKQRLIA; translated from the coding sequence ATTAAAGCGGATTACGCTGTCAGTACTGCCAGGGCCTGTAAAATCATTAGCCTTGAGCGCTCTGGATATTACTATATATCCAAGCGAGACGATAAGGAGGTAGAGGAAAAGCTACGCTGGTACGCGGAGCATTATCCTGCGCGTGGCTGCCCATTTTATACCAAGCGTATTCGTAAAGAGGGTTATGCCTGGAACAAGAAACGTATCCGCAGGGTGTACATCAAACTGGGGATGAACAAGCGCAAGAGGAAATGGAAGCGACGTATTCCTAACCCTGACAAAGAGGTGTTGCTGCAGCCTTTAGCTCCTAACCTATGTTGGAGTGCCGACTTCATGCAGGACCGCTTAGAGAATGGTGTGAAAATGCGTGTGCTCAACATTATTGACGACTACAACCGCGAAGCTTTGGCTTGCAAGGTATCCAGCAGTTTCCCTTCCGAACATGTAGTAGAGCAATTTGAGCAGCTAATAGAGTGGCACGGTAAGCCATTTACCATAAGAACTGATAACGGAACAGAGTTTATGGCAGAAGCCTTTCAAAAGTTTTGCAAACGACATCAGATAAAACACTTAAGAATACAGAAAGGAAAACCTATGCAGAATGGCTTTTGTGAACGCTTTAACCGCACCCTGAGAGAAGACGTGCTCAACGCTTATCTCTTTGAAACGAAGACGCAGATGCAAGAGTTAATCAATCATTGGATGGAAGACTACAATCAAAACCATCCGCATTCTTCTCTTGGAGACATGTCTCCAAGAGAATTTAAACAAAGGCTTATTGCCTAA
- a CDS encoding cation diffusion facilitator family transporter, with protein sequence MAHDHHHHAPEGNLRMAFFLNLFFTIIEIIGGMAVNSVAIVSDAIHDLGDSLSLGTAWYLQRKSKQQADKQFSFGYARFSLLGALLNSVVLIIGSVFVLKEAVERLIHPEASDANGMLYLAILGIAVNGYAAWKMTSGKSLNEKVISWHLMEDVLGWAAVLIVAIVLQFKQIDYLDPALSLAITLYILYGVFKRLKETLFLFLQGVPAEFDLKKLESELLAVNGVEALHHTHIWSLEGEHHVFSSHVRLKGIQDLAQMEQVKLDLKKQLAAYHFNHITLELETEGQECSMK encoded by the coding sequence ATGGCTCACGATCACCATCATCATGCACCCGAAGGAAATCTGCGTATGGCCTTTTTCCTCAATCTCTTTTTTACCATTATTGAGATTATTGGAGGTATGGCCGTTAATAGCGTTGCCATTGTTTCGGATGCCATCCATGATTTAGGAGATAGCCTTTCCCTAGGTACCGCCTGGTATTTGCAGCGCAAGTCTAAGCAACAGGCCGATAAACAGTTTTCTTTTGGCTATGCTCGCTTTTCCTTATTAGGAGCCTTACTCAATAGTGTAGTGCTGATAATTGGCTCGGTCTTCGTGCTTAAAGAGGCTGTAGAAAGACTGATTCATCCCGAAGCCTCAGATGCCAATGGAATGCTTTACCTCGCTATTTTAGGCATTGCCGTGAATGGCTATGCGGCTTGGAAAATGACCAGCGGTAAAAGTCTCAATGAAAAAGTGATTTCCTGGCATTTAATGGAAGATGTTTTGGGCTGGGCTGCAGTGCTCATCGTGGCGATTGTCCTCCAATTCAAGCAAATCGATTATTTGGATCCGGCCCTCTCGCTGGCCATTACCCTCTATATCCTCTACGGAGTTTTCAAGCGCCTCAAAGAAACCCTCTTTCTTTTTCTACAAGGGGTGCCAGCCGAATTTGATCTTAAGAAATTGGAATCCGAGCTCCTGGCGGTAAATGGAGTAGAGGCCCTGCATCACACCCATATCTGGTCCTTAGAAGGAGAGCACCATGTATTTAGCAGTCATGTTCGCCTCAAAGGCATTCAAGACCTGGCCCAAATGGAGCAGGTGAAACTGGATTTGAAAAAACAATTAGCGGCCTATCATTTTAATCATATTACCCTCGAACTGGAAACCGAAGGGCAGGAGTGTAGCATGAAATGA
- a CDS encoding helix-turn-helix transcriptional regulator, which produces MRGNYLHIEPGFGWFTGNLEQNHWHQHYALQLSFALDESLKIETDKEIQTSDKAILLQPQLKHRILSQGQHLHLLFNPAHPIGHFWSALARSPITEVEHKAIELIIQCVEKLEDGALQSENLNSLIRTYTCFCEDALHKGDLRINQALAYLDKKRERIVSLEEIAEQVHLSPSRFLHLFKIQTGISYRRAQNWNRLQLALESGRQGNLTQMAHAAGFSDSAHFSRSFKENFGFSPKEVLKNSHFIQV; this is translated from the coding sequence ATGAGGGGCAATTACCTGCATATTGAGCCAGGCTTTGGTTGGTTCACCGGTAATTTGGAGCAGAACCATTGGCATCAACATTATGCCTTGCAACTGAGCTTTGCCCTGGATGAGTCTCTGAAGATTGAAACCGACAAGGAAATCCAGACTTCGGACAAAGCCATCCTATTACAGCCTCAGCTTAAACACCGTATCCTTTCTCAGGGACAACATTTGCATCTGCTTTTTAATCCTGCTCATCCTATTGGGCATTTTTGGTCGGCATTGGCCCGGTCGCCAATAACTGAAGTTGAGCATAAGGCTATAGAGCTAATCATCCAGTGCGTGGAGAAGTTGGAGGATGGCGCACTTCAATCAGAGAACCTAAACAGCCTCATCCGTACCTATACTTGCTTTTGTGAGGACGCCTTGCATAAGGGAGATCTGCGCATAAATCAGGCTTTAGCCTATCTTGATAAGAAACGGGAACGTATTGTCTCCTTGGAGGAAATAGCCGAACAGGTTCATTTATCTCCCAGTCGGTTTTTACATCTTTTTAAAATTCAAACCGGCATTAGTTATCGTCGTGCCCAAAACTGGAATCGCTTGCAGCTGGCTTTGGAGTCGGGAAGGCAGGGCAACTTAACTCAAATGGCCCATGCGGCGGGCTTTAGCGACAGTGCCCATTTTAGTCGGAGCTTTAAAGAAAACTTTGGCTTTAGTCCCAAAGAGGTTTTAAAGAATAGCCACTTTATTCAAGTTTAG
- a CDS encoding GLPGLI family protein translates to MKLSLTTILLYLTLFSAPSSNPQIQSQSFKIKYDWFCSFCAGKGFSSILYSNDLGSFYVFKEKDLHHSARQDETIIHDTTRRYIRFDRTRDSIYELGFLRSINASGIIIAEKQSPIKWNLIDSNRVIEGYECKYAVGNFRGRKYYAWYDPSVKTNYGPWKLHGLPGAIIFVIDSTEELSFKAINIEPTKIQSFDQILKLRKLPIVARSVYREKREEVYNRMGSIKPEEGSGVTFDISIEKNYFEFE, encoded by the coding sequence ATGAAACTTAGCTTAACAACGATCCTACTTTATTTGACTCTATTTTCCGCTCCATCTTCAAATCCTCAAATCCAATCACAGTCATTTAAAATCAAGTACGACTGGTTTTGCAGTTTTTGTGCGGGAAAGGGCTTTTCCTCCATCTTATACAGCAATGATCTTGGTTCTTTTTATGTGTTTAAAGAGAAGGATTTGCATCATAGTGCAAGACAAGACGAAACAATAATTCATGACACAACCAGACGGTATATTAGGTTTGATAGAACAAGGGATTCTATTTACGAGCTTGGATTCTTGAGATCTATTAACGCGAGTGGGATAATAATTGCCGAAAAGCAAAGTCCAATAAAATGGAATTTAATTGATTCAAACAGAGTGATTGAAGGCTATGAATGTAAATATGCAGTCGGTAATTTCCGCGGACGAAAGTATTATGCTTGGTATGATCCAAGTGTTAAAACCAACTACGGTCCATGGAAATTACATGGTTTACCTGGTGCAATCATCTTTGTCATCGATTCAACTGAAGAACTATCTTTCAAGGCAATAAACATTGAACCCACTAAAATTCAAAGCTTTGATCAAATCCTAAAACTAAGAAAGCTCCCAATTGTAGCTAGAAGCGTTTATAGAGAAAAGCGAGAGGAAGTTTACAATCGTATGGGCTCCATTAAACCGGAGGAAGGTTCAGGAGTCACCTTTGATATTTCTATTGAAAAGAACTATTTTGAATTTGAGTAA
- a CDS encoding helix-turn-helix domain-containing protein translates to MTTNNTDLKMMSLSDLKDRDLGKPGNLGRDQYEFDLKMELLGEMIKTVRKERDLTQEQLGALVGVKKAQISKLERNTKNVTLETILKVFNALKANIRFSVQLDRKDVEVV, encoded by the coding sequence ATGACAACAAATAACACGGATCTTAAAATGATGTCCCTTAGTGATTTGAAAGATCGAGATTTGGGTAAACCAGGAAATCTGGGGCGTGATCAATATGAGTTTGATTTGAAAATGGAGCTATTGGGGGAAATGATCAAAACTGTTCGAAAGGAACGTGATTTAACCCAAGAGCAACTGGGCGCCTTGGTAGGGGTGAAGAAGGCTCAAATATCCAAGCTCGAACGAAATACCAAGAATGTTACCCTGGAAACAATATTAAAGGTTTTTAATGCTTTAAAAGCCAATATTCGCTTTTCAGTTCAATTAGATAGAAAGGATGTTGAGGTGGTGTAA
- a CDS encoding transposase: MKKSRFSESQISQALKEHEAGKKVQDICKELGISANTFYIWRKKYGGMDSAMLRKYKELERENTKLKQMYADLSLDHRILKDVVEKKL, encoded by the coding sequence ATGAAAAAATCAAGATTTAGTGAAAGCCAGATCAGCCAGGCTTTAAAGGAGCATGAGGCTGGTAAGAAAGTACAGGATATCTGCAAGGAGTTAGGTATAAGCGCCAATACTTTTTATATCTGGCGCAAGAAGTACGGGGGCATGGATTCAGCAATGCTACGCAAGTACAAGGAGTTAGAGCGAGAAAACACGAAGCTAAAGCAGATGTATGCGGATTTGAGCTTAGACCACAGGATCCTTAAGGATGTGGTGGAAAAAAAGCTCTAG
- a CDS encoding T9SS type A sorting domain-containing protein, with protein sequence MKTHTFQLRLKKPSLFSPFLFSVLLLGFSYSLKSQDYHDCGTHLPASTTLAKTSAAGAGCSALSMDYVNYYSKKENHIPNANTALKTVHVNVVIWQDDNGQKNFQNTPTTYQRFLSIMDLVNNVWYSFNPGPSDPITGVNDLNIKKLAVEFHEIYFMQNSAINASMSSANMNNLLFQAHPEAADFLNIHITSGHPSKWWGYMTTYGTGLPMIVTTDDPQNQGYGCVPINGNSACPVSIAEHPAGSNNYYRDWSLAAHLAHEIGHCFGLDHTYDSSTLNPADPYFLSDVFIHNPPYAPGSAYAFQCDSVIHSSSGQNPNAALHDGCTNNFMNGHEGNYMSPLQLGICHLATNIGKNPLNSRIGPFMSGYSTTPMTIAHSESWDFEHWIYSDIVVETGATLEIKCTVYMQPEGKIIVKPGARLLINGGTITKAGNCAYPQENDPYATYIGRYWQGVYLHGNDRVSQTVVNQPVLEMINGGTIEYARDGVTNSGVDSKGDWISGTTGGIIIAKNSHFYNNRRDVQLLSYHSYYKGVELAYQATFENTDFIRDDAYQMISLTANVSIWDVVGVSFRGCRFDTDVDYYDLNQGTQAIYSLGGSFKVDGLYSKFADPHGGIYSEFSGYEHAIEAWNYLLSPYHRVTVQYSHFENNDGGIFLAAINNAKIIENYFDIPRTYNLQFINYGLYFDASSAFDCYNNQFVGTVGSAPAIGALFTNCGEANNLAYRNRADNLSVGFEAYGWNRSSTNNDGLDFRCNDFGYGAGNYMDIYVSGTSTSGNQGISEHQGSYAGSVNNLANNLFTLGSSDYINTARHHFYNYGGGDPRYNPNNSSGITESYYSFNVNYNSACPDLTAGSGGGTDPGEDPSGSKGKMAQAQSELNYYDALLAQYQLGADEEQLEALLAATELRDAALRTLISHYAAQSEEEGTTQLKSFLKSRSELYPKLYLLGLLKAEGNSAEWALLMNAEPAADWSADEVQYWNEIRWIEKAAAQYYASESTARDQQFLVELKRNYADKLPVTQRMIDGWEKFLSGSTAYVEPTFLPDGMGSNGRANDNSLLAENLVSLYPNPARESLQLEWNFEKAKWTENLQVEVFGLNGQLIQSLELDYTANRYELNCESWPAGHYKIRVSGPTQSTLSFVKLD encoded by the coding sequence ATGAAAACACACACTTTTCAACTTCGGCTCAAAAAGCCCAGCTTGTTTTCCCCCTTTTTATTCTCAGTCCTACTACTGGGCTTTAGCTACTCTTTAAAGTCGCAGGATTATCATGATTGTGGCACTCATTTGCCGGCAAGCACGACCTTAGCGAAAACTTCGGCCGCTGGTGCGGGATGTTCCGCATTAAGTATGGATTATGTGAATTATTATTCGAAGAAGGAGAATCACATTCCCAATGCTAATACTGCTCTTAAAACCGTGCATGTGAATGTGGTAATCTGGCAAGATGATAATGGGCAGAAGAATTTCCAGAATACACCAACTACCTATCAGCGTTTCTTATCCATTATGGATTTGGTAAATAATGTTTGGTACAGCTTTAATCCTGGTCCATCAGATCCGATCACAGGAGTAAATGATTTAAATATTAAGAAGCTCGCGGTGGAATTTCATGAAATCTACTTCATGCAGAATTCGGCGATCAATGCTTCCATGAGTTCTGCGAATATGAATAACCTTCTATTTCAGGCCCATCCCGAGGCAGCGGATTTCCTAAACATACACATTACCTCCGGGCATCCTTCGAAATGGTGGGGATATATGACAACCTATGGAACTGGCCTACCAATGATTGTGACAACTGATGATCCTCAAAATCAAGGCTATGGATGTGTTCCGATTAATGGTAATTCTGCCTGTCCCGTTTCAATTGCAGAACATCCCGCAGGAAGTAATAACTATTATCGAGATTGGAGTTTAGCGGCCCATTTGGCCCATGAAATTGGTCATTGTTTTGGATTAGATCATACCTACGATAGTAGTACCCTTAATCCTGCTGATCCCTATTTCTTATCGGATGTTTTTATCCATAATCCTCCCTATGCACCAGGCTCTGCTTATGCTTTTCAATGCGATAGCGTAATACATTCAAGCAGTGGTCAAAACCCTAATGCGGCTCTGCATGATGGTTGCACCAATAATTTCATGAATGGTCATGAAGGAAATTATATGTCACCTCTGCAATTAGGGATTTGTCATCTGGCAACCAATATTGGAAAGAACCCTTTAAACTCTAGAATCGGGCCTTTTATGAGTGGTTATTCGACTACACCTATGACTATAGCCCACAGTGAAAGCTGGGATTTTGAGCATTGGATTTACAGTGATATTGTAGTAGAAACTGGTGCTACTCTGGAAATCAAGTGCACGGTGTACATGCAGCCCGAAGGCAAAATCATCGTAAAACCCGGTGCTAGATTGTTGATTAATGGCGGTACCATTACCAAAGCAGGGAATTGTGCCTATCCGCAAGAGAATGATCCCTATGCTACCTATATCGGTCGCTACTGGCAAGGAGTCTATCTGCATGGTAATGATAGAGTGAGTCAAACGGTAGTGAATCAACCGGTATTGGAAATGATTAATGGCGGTACTATTGAATACGCTCGCGATGGGGTGACTAATTCCGGGGTGGATTCCAAAGGAGATTGGATTTCTGGAACCACGGGTGGTATCATCATCGCCAAGAATTCACATTTCTACAATAACCGTCGCGATGTGCAATTATTAAGCTACCATAGCTATTATAAAGGGGTAGAATTAGCCTATCAGGCCACTTTTGAGAATACGGATTTTATCCGCGATGATGCTTATCAAATGATCAGTTTAACCGCGAATGTTTCGATTTGGGATGTAGTTGGAGTAAGCTTTCGCGGATGTCGCTTTGATACCGATGTAGATTATTATGACTTAAATCAAGGTACCCAGGCTATTTATTCCTTGGGGGGCTCTTTTAAGGTGGATGGTCTCTATTCGAAGTTTGCCGATCCCCATGGTGGTATTTACAGTGAGTTTTCGGGTTACGAACATGCGATAGAAGCTTGGAATTATCTGTTATCTCCCTATCATAGAGTGACTGTACAATACAGCCATTTCGAAAATAATGATGGCGGAATTTTCCTGGCGGCGATCAACAATGCCAAGATCATAGAGAATTACTTTGATATTCCTCGCACTTACAATTTGCAGTTTATCAATTATGGTTTGTATTTCGATGCCAGCTCTGCTTTTGATTGCTATAATAACCAGTTTGTAGGAACAGTAGGTTCGGCACCAGCCATTGGAGCATTATTTACCAATTGTGGAGAAGCTAATAATTTAGCCTATCGCAACCGGGCTGATAATTTAAGTGTAGGCTTTGAAGCCTATGGTTGGAACCGATCTTCTACAAATAATGATGGCTTGGATTTCCGTTGCAATGACTTTGGCTATGGTGCGGGTAATTATATGGACATCTATGTAAGCGGAACCAGTACTAGCGGTAATCAGGGGATTTCAGAGCATCAAGGTTCTTATGCGGGGAGCGTGAATAATCTGGCTAATAATCTCTTCACTCTAGGGTCTTCGGATTATATCAATACAGCTCGCCATCATTTCTATAACTATGGTGGAGGGGATCCTCGTTATAATCCTAATAATTCCTCAGGCATTACCGAATCCTATTATAGCTTTAATGTGAACTATAATTCTGCCTGTCCCGATTTAACTGCTGGTTCAGGAGGTGGAACAGATCCAGGTGAAGATCCTTCCGGTTCTAAAGGCAAAATGGCGCAGGCTCAGAGTGAGCTCAATTATTATGATGCTTTGCTCGCTCAATATCAATTGGGTGCCGATGAAGAACAATTGGAAGCGCTTTTAGCGGCCACCGAATTACGAGATGCAGCCTTGCGCACCCTTATCAGCCATTATGCAGCCCAGTCTGAAGAGGAAGGAACTACACAATTAAAGAGCTTCTTAAAGAGTCGTTCCGAATTGTATCCTAAGCTTTACCTCCTGGGGCTTTTAAAAGCCGAAGGCAATAGTGCCGAATGGGCCTTATTGATGAACGCTGAGCCCGCTGCCGATTGGTCGGCAGATGAAGTGCAATACTGGAACGAAATCCGTTGGATTGAAAAGGCCGCTGCCCAATATTATGCCAGTGAGTCTACTGCCAGAGATCAGCAATTCTTGGTGGAGTTGAAGCGGAATTATGCCGATAAATTGCCCGTGACTCAAAGGATGATTGATGGTTGGGAGAAATTCCTTTCCGGCAGCACGGCTTATGTAGAACCTACTTTCCTTCCGGATGGAATGGGCTCTAATGGAAGGGCAAATGACAATAGCTTACTAGCAGAGAACTTGGTGTCGCTCTATCCTAATCCTGCTCGTGAATCCTTGCAATTGGAATGGAATTTTGAAAAGGCCAAATGGACCGAAAACCTTCAAGTTGAGGTATTTGGCTTAAACGGCCAATTAATTCAAAGCTTGGAATTGGATTATACCGCCAATCGTTATGAACTGAATTGCGAATCCTGGCCAGCCGGTCATTATAAAATACGGGTATCCGGACCTACCCAAAGCACCTTAAGCTTTGTGAAGCTGGATTAA
- a CDS encoding transglutaminase-like domain-containing protein, which yields MEDYLALSPLLDFKHPSIQDLIRNRDWMRLEAYDRIGAIYDFVRNEIAFGYNLEDAIPASEVMQDGYGQCNTKSSLFMALLRACAIPCRLHGFTIAKALQKGAIFGIWYRLAPASILHTWVEVYFEGRWLKLEGFILDDPYLKSLQKQFADCEGRFCGYGVYTNDFANPPILWKGADTFIQKEGINQDFGLFATPDAFYKDHEQQLNPLKKYLYQNFIRHRINRRVDKIRCKI from the coding sequence ATGGAAGATTATCTGGCTTTAAGCCCCCTTTTAGATTTTAAGCATCCCTCTATTCAAGATTTGATTCGGAATAGAGATTGGATGAGACTGGAAGCCTACGATCGCATAGGTGCGATATATGATTTCGTGCGCAATGAAATTGCCTTCGGCTATAACCTTGAAGATGCCATTCCCGCTTCGGAGGTAATGCAAGATGGCTATGGCCAATGCAATACTAAATCAAGCTTGTTTATGGCCCTGCTCAGAGCCTGTGCCATACCTTGTCGTTTGCATGGCTTCACCATTGCCAAGGCCTTGCAAAAGGGTGCGATTTTCGGAATTTGGTACCGATTGGCCCCTGCATCCATTCTCCATACCTGGGTAGAAGTTTATTTTGAGGGGCGCTGGTTAAAGTTAGAAGGCTTTATATTGGATGATCCCTATTTGAAATCCTTGCAAAAACAATTTGCTGATTGTGAAGGTCGCTTTTGCGGATACGGCGTTTATACGAATGACTTTGCCAATCCTCCCATTCTATGGAAAGGAGCGGATACCTTTATTCAGAAAGAGGGCATCAATCAGGATTTTGGCTTATTCGCTACTCCGGATGCCTTTTACAAGGATCATGAGCAGCAATTAAATCCATTGAAAAAGTACCTGTATCAGAATTTCATTCGCCATAGAATAAATCGAAGAGTAGATAAGATCCGCTGCAAAATCTAG
- a CDS encoding tetratricopeptide repeat protein, with amino-acid sequence MKKTLSILTLLILQFGCQPKQNNMNDFMDDIREDFAKQAEQQNREVYAWEAKIDKLYKRADNNLNDGASYADSLIENDKSLDKWKISNLHTIVGEIYYDNDSIDRALERFRLDESLTFDSPRNKANKAGCYIKQGDLEKAMTLLQQAAETNHDFKWYIGNLYEIQGEREKAILEYDYVYQQDTIVYAYYNERIQELENNPDQLLTELHYNDRRKRTLLLLKGVDAEASDTEIGGFEIERK; translated from the coding sequence ATGAAAAAGACACTTTCTATACTTACATTATTGATTCTACAATTTGGTTGTCAGCCCAAGCAAAACAACATGAATGATTTCATGGATGATATCAGGGAGGATTTTGCTAAGCAAGCTGAACAACAGAACAGGGAGGTATATGCATGGGAAGCTAAAATTGATAAATTATATAAACGAGCGGATAATAATTTGAATGATGGAGCAAGCTATGCCGACTCTTTGATTGAGAATGACAAAAGTCTTGACAAATGGAAAATTTCCAATCTGCACACTATCGTTGGTGAAATCTATTACGACAACGACAGCATTGACCGAGCGCTCGAACGGTTTCGATTAGATGAATCGTTGACTTTTGATTCACCAAGAAATAAGGCGAACAAAGCCGGCTGTTACATAAAACAAGGAGACTTGGAGAAAGCAATGACATTGCTTCAACAAGCAGCTGAGACTAACCATGACTTTAAATGGTATATCGGAAACCTTTATGAGATTCAAGGGGAACGAGAAAAAGCGATTTTAGAATACGATTATGTTTATCAACAAGATACAATTGTTTATGCCTATTATAACGAAAGAATACAGGAATTAGAAAATAACCCTGACCAATTATTGACAGAGCTTCATTACAATGACAGAAGAAAAAGGACTTTGCTCTTACTTAAAGGAGTAGATGCTGAAGCTAGTGACACAGAAATTGGTGGATTTGAAATCGAAAGAAAATAA
- a CDS encoding AraC family transcriptional regulator yields MPELVIKNMVCQRCVMAVEDLLKEMQIEDFNVDLGFVLLTQDLNDIQKAELKEKLESRGFELLDDHRKVLIEQIKVQLLDWVYYQADKRPQTNLSVHLADHFHKDYSSLSRVFSSVEGQTIERYLAKLKMERAKELLVYNELDLGDIAHALDYSNASYLSAQFKKETGMTPTEFRRNFSHLRKPLDAI; encoded by the coding sequence ATGCCGGAATTAGTGATCAAGAATATGGTTTGCCAACGCTGCGTAATGGCGGTGGAAGATCTATTGAAGGAAATGCAGATTGAGGATTTTAATGTGGATTTAGGCTTCGTGCTTTTAACGCAGGATTTAAATGATATCCAAAAAGCGGAGTTAAAGGAGAAATTGGAATCCCGTGGCTTTGAGCTTTTAGATGATCACCGTAAGGTCCTCATTGAACAAATTAAAGTTCAGCTGCTCGATTGGGTTTATTACCAAGCGGATAAGCGTCCTCAAACCAATTTGTCGGTGCACCTGGCTGATCACTTCCATAAAGACTATTCCTCATTAAGTAGAGTTTTCTCCAGTGTAGAAGGGCAAACCATTGAGCGCTACCTCGCCAAATTAAAAATGGAACGGGCCAAGGAATTATTGGTGTACAATGAATTAGACCTAGGGGATATTGCCCATGCCCTGGATTATAGCAATGCCTCCTATTTATCGGCGCAGTTTAAGAAGGAAACCGGTATGACACCCACGGAGTTTCGCCGTAATTTCTCGCATTTGCGGAAGCCTTTGGACGCGATCTAG